Genomic window (Danio rerio strain Tuebingen ecotype United States chromosome 24, GRCz12tu, whole genome shotgun sequence):
ggctcaaaccagcgacccagtgaccttcttactgaggcgacagcactacctactgcgccactgcctcgcccaaatgCATCTctccaaacataaataaataactatttctTAACCCCAACATTTAAATGTCAAAGCTGTACACCTTTACTtttcatttaacaaaacatttcctccgttcttgcggtcttgaaaTTTTGGAAATGAACTTTGGTGGTTGATTATGACGTTACACAAGGACGTAAGATCGCATGTTGAATAACAGCCCATGGTACTTAAATATGAAGTGAAAACAGATCGTACAACACCTCTTCCAAACAAGATAACCACTAACAATCAAAACTGTCTGTATAATGGAAGCCAATGACAGCCACTAACATAATAAAAGGGTAGTCCGTTTGTGTAGTACACAAGAATTAATACGTTTCCTGACATTGGATGCATTCAAacccataggtctcaaactagattcctggagggccgcagctctgcacagtcttactccaaccctaatcatacacagctgatttaattaatcaaggtgttcaagactacaggagactattaagcaggtgtgagtcggaggtggttggagataaactgtgcagagccagaagttgagtttgagaccactgattTAACCCATAGTAGGCCACACAATGTTAGCATGCTTGAAAATGCTGCATGACCGGCTCTTTAATATCTCGGTGATGTTTCTGTTTGATTCTGAATCTGCAGGGCATGGTGACTGCTGTCCGTCAGCCAGAGCAGAGGCGTCACGCAGGGGCCGTCTGGACCTGAAGGAAGACCTCCGAAACAGGACGAGTTTAAAACGACAGCGAGAGAGACATGGGGCAGTGTGTGACTAAATGTAAAAACCCCACGTCCTCTCTGGGTAGTAAAAGTGGAGACAAGGATGGCAAGTCTCATGGGAAGAAAGGCGGCGGCGGGACGCACAAGGAGGAGGTTGCCAAATCCTCTGCCGAGGTCATAATTAATGGCACCAAAGTGTCGGAGGGGACGGTGGAGGGCCCTGTGGCTCCGGTCATCTCAGCGGTGGATGTGCGGCGTGATCAGTCTGCACAGGACGGCGACGGAGTCTCCATCGATCGGATACATAAGATGTTCTTGTGTTATAAGGACGAACATGAAGACTCTATTCTGGAGGAGGGCATGGAGCGCTTCTGCAATGACCTCTGCGTCGATCCGGCTGAGTTCAAAGTTCTGGTGCTGGCGTGGAAATTCCAGGCTGCTACCATGTGCAAGTTTACAAGGTGAGTTTTAAGTGTGACTTTATATAAACTATGGAACCCTTTCACATTTCTGAGTTTCTGAGCAGTGTCATAGTTGGTAGACTcagagtgcagtgaatgggaaagtacaactAATCCTACAATCCTAttggctgaaataataaaagaaaactacACGATGACGCTATCAAGGCTTTCAGAAAAAGGACAAAAATAGTATACGATaccggcagccagaagagagaataatgtcaaattaaagcctggtttatacttctgcgtcaagtgatcgacATGACCCATGGCTCCTACCTTGcgtgtagtcgtgcatttatacttctgggcgctgtttgtgttgctctgcaataacacttccgaatcGCTAgctgtttatgttcctctgtgtcgagtttcttcatgggtgttttgttttttttgaatgCTATCTTagtgtacaagtagctaaaactcgctcattctgaggcGGGAAGTGGCAGATGTGCAACAACTGTTTtggggatttttaacgaccacagagagtcaagacttcggtttaacgtctcatccgaaagacggcgctcactgagcagtatagagtcctcgtcactatactggggcattaggacccacacagacagcaggttgggcgccccctgctggcctcactaacaccacttccggcagcaacctagctttcccatgtggtctcccattcaggtactgaccgggcgcagccctgcttagcttcagtgggcgaccatgtgagagttgcagagatctAGCTGCCGGCAGTTGCATTTATCCACACTTGTAgattgtttgttatattttatgcagatgcactcgtCCTAGTTAATCTAcgattataaattctttccaaatagagaatAAGGAAATATCGCAATGCTAGATTTTTACAAGATTTTTACAAGATTTTTTTagggcattttttttaaatgccctagttaatgcatttaaaaaaaatctaaatatgaaaaaatttcaaggatttaaaatgctgattaaacacatcataacacgtcttcattcattcatttgttttctttttggctttagtccctttattaatccggggaatgtaccgccaacttatccggcacatttttacgcagcagatgcctttccagccacaaaccatccctgggaaacattcacacacactcattcacactcatacactacggacaatttagcctacccaattcacctgtaccgcatgtctttggactgtgggggaaaccagagcacccggaggaaacccacgcgaacgcagtgagaacatgcaaactccacacagaaacgctaactgacccagtcaaggctcgaaccagcgaccttcttgctgtgaggagacagcactacctactgcgccactgcatcacccataAGAGTCATGTGAATGGAAAATTTGATGGAAAAAAGAGGAATCATTGCTGAAAAAGTGAGCAGATACTAATGAGCTGTGTTGCGGCAGAGTCCTCCAGCACAGCATTATGGGTGTTTAAGGGTCTGAGGCAATCCTGGAAAATACAGAAGTTGAGTTGGAGTCATAAAAAGAGCTGTTGTGAGTGTTtgattgcagacgttacagtgtGGTGAGAGATCATTACTCACTGCAGTTCCTTCACCAACACTCAAACCTCCAAACATTGCTTCATCGCGGCAAAGTGTTGCAATGTCCATATTTGTGTGGCTTTCAAATCTGCATTTAATTAAACACAGCCATATAATTTAGTCCATTTCAGTAGTTTATTAAAGTCATACAATTTTTCGATAATCTTTTGAATGTGTGAGAATACCGAAGAAATGATCTGTTGTTATTTCTGTTTGATCACAGTGTGGGTTCATGTTACATGAAtgattatgttggcttgagaaagccaacatactgttatgctactctgtccttgaaaacaaacgtatctcctcctaggccgttcatgccacaaggcccaaatgtggtcaaaatgtgccttctgcattcaagattgttgctatatctcctcatgcctataagacttattgtttttttaataaaaaatgttcaattttaaatttttataacccggatatatttaaaaaattatacaagccccaaatttggccaaaagctgtatttagatgcgttagattttgttgctatatctttaaggtttatcagacttatagtttttcattaaataatttttaagcattgtttttctcaaaatatggcaagccatttttgacttaaactccatatttttactgatatggcaagccatttttgcatgtataaCTTTCACacttaagcattgtattttcaaaaatatacggcaagccatttttacataatgttcattcccttagtccctttattaatcagggggcgccacaacggaatgaaccgccaacttatccagcatttgttttacacagcgaatgcccttccagctgcaacccaacaccaggactacataatgttcaagtccagtttttgacactcataaagactgtcatagaaacatcggggttgattaagatcactcagattgtcaagaagctttgatgtatcatcactaacctgtcaaatgtccccatagcaataaaacagtataacctagcaaccatttaaaaatagcaatatctctacatcagaacatcgtagggacctgggcattggcttgtttgactcatgctagcaaatgggacttcctgtgtactatgcatggtaacaatgataatggaagccaaatgctaataacgattagctacatgctatgaatgattatctaaatgcaataacatatgctagaaatgcctactaagtattagcatttgatcaaacatgtacacgagcattgccatttagcaactgcttagcaaccacctaacaatgccagaaacgttttagcaactgcctagcaaccacttagcaaccgtgctttctgccaactgccattcccagtcctagcgcagtcacgttgcctttctcaagccaacatcaaagtttatcaatgaactttaggttctagttgtACTGTGTGATTGCACCTTATTTTTACCTCCTCACTGTTGATGGTTTctattgcaaatattttacaaatatcatACCAGTATTTCCTCTCTGTGTCAGGAGAGAGTTTGTGGACGGCTGCAAGGCGATCCAGGCTGACAGCATCCCGGGAATCTGCTCTCGTTTCTCCGTGCTGCTAGAGGAGTCCCGTGGAGAAGAGAGTTTCAAGGATCTGTATCGCTTCACCTTCCAGTTCGGTCTGGATGCAGAGCAGGGCCAGCGGTCTCTGCAGCGCTCCATCGCCATCGCTCTGTGGAGGCTGGTCTTCACGCTGGACACTCCGCCGGTGCTGGAGCGCTGGCTGGACTTCCTGTCGGAGAACCCGTGCGCCGTCCGCGGCATCTCTCGGGACACCTGGAACATGTTTCTGAACTTCACGCAGAGCATCGGCCAAGATCTCAGCAACTACAGTGAGGACGAGGCCTGGCCGAGCCTGTTTGACTCCTTTGTGGAGTGGGAGACGGAAAGACGGAGACGGGAACACACCGAAACAGACCCCAACGGAGACTGCGAAGCCTCGTCCATGTGACCAGGATGTTTGTATTTCATTTTGGGAGGATGACGGTGAGTTCTGGACTGATTTGTGactcgtattattattattattattattattatgaattttgttttgtttttctccggTCTTAACGCATTGGGCATCCCAGTGTGCTCttgaactttgtttttttttaacgaaaGGGCTCCAAtcgaattgttttttattttagaaagcaCTTTTATTTAAGTTATTACTGTTTAAGTCGTTTTAAGTGACGTTTGCATTTCAACCAGAGCGGTTTCTTATCACTGATGTTAGTTTGGGATTCACTGACGCGCCAAAGAAAAGGGAATTCTGTCCGCTGCCTGCCGAgtttgagcacacacacacacacacacacacgcatatgcaTTAGTGTTGTTATAATTTAAGAATTTTGGTACCAATCGGACGTTAATTTCCTGATGACGTTTAAGCTCCGTTGAGTGCGTTCAACaccgctgattggccattgtgttcatgtgctcaacagaaatgactgtgattggctgcgaAGCTCATCAGTTCACCACTGTTGACTGCTGTTGACCAATTATAAACAGAATAttgacactggagcgtttcatgagctgacatacaagcgacgtgactttgaaacactGCAGCTTCGTGTCTTTGTGTACGTTCAGTGAAcagtggtgaactgatgaccttcacagccaatcacagtcatttctgttgagcactggtgaacacaacagccaatcagctgtgtttaagaaaGGAAATTGACGTTTTTAGTGTTTCACTAGCGATTTGCACTGggattccagtatcgtgacaacactcatatgcatatatatatttgtttatgcaCAAAAAGAAACCCAGACTTAAGTAATGCCAGCAGACATGCTGTTTTTAACGGTTATATTTGGGGTTCTGGGTGTGAGGTGGTAATATTGGTTGTGTTTTACATCAGACTGCGGTGATTGATGTCTTGAAGCTCTCAAAACCTCATTTCTCATGTGCTTCCCTGCTCATTTCTGACTCGGTTTTGTTCGTTTTGGTTATTTTCATTCACAAAATTTCTGATTCCTTCAGTAATTCTGCTGTTCGCTCAGATATTCTCAACGGTcaggtgtgcgtgtttgtgtttgtgtgtgtgtgtgtgtgtgtgtgtgtgtgtgtgtgtgtgtgtgtgtgtgtgtgtgtgtgtgtgtgtgtgtgtgtgtgtgtgtgtgtgtgtgtgtgtgtgtgtgtgtgtgtgtgtgtgtgtgtgtgtgtgtgtgtgaaatacgGATTCATTTGCTGTTGGATGTCTGCTGTGAGCTGcttcttttattttacagtttacattaatatgtttttttttttaattcaaagtgATTCATTTCAGTCTTTTGTGTCtggttttatataaattatacagtttataatgaataaaaatgtgttgaacattGGACTTTTGTGTGACTTTTGTACATCAGATTCGTTCATTGCTGAATTATCAGATTCCTATATtaatttttatggtttattttattagcagcagtgtatttatttttttattttaatatactctcactggccactttattagggaccCCTGTTCAACTTTCTAAGCAGCCATTCACATGGCAGGAACTCAATGCATGtattaggcatggtcaagacaatctgctgcagttcaaagtgagcatcagaatggggaaaaaggtgattttaagtgactttaaaggtGGCATGGATGTTGataccagacgggctggtctgagtatttcagaaactgctgatctactgggtttttcacgtacaaccatctccagggtttatagagaatggtctgacaaagaggaaatatccagtgagcggcagttctgtgggcacaaatgccttgttggtgccagaggtcagaggagaatggccagactggctccagctgatagaaaggcaacagtaactcaaataagcactcgctacaaccgagctctgcagaagagcatctctgaacacacaacacatccaagaccacaccgggtgccgctcctgtcagctaaaaactcctgttgaattgaggctacaattcacacaggctcaccaaaactgaacaATAGGAGATTTGataaacgttgcctgctctgatgagtctccatttctgctgacacattcggatggtcgggtcagaatttggcataaacaacatgaaagcatggatccaacctgccttgtatcagcggttcaggctggtggtggtggtgtaatggtgtgggggagattttatTTGCACACTTTGAGTTcattagtacaaattgagcatcatgtcaacgtcacagcctacctgagtattgttaagTCCAtgcctttatgagcacagtgtacacatcttctgatggctacttccagcaggataacgcagcatgtcataaagcgtgaatcatctcagactggtttcttgaacatgacaatttcactgtactcaaatggcctctacagtccccagacctcaatccaatagagcacctttgggatgtggtggaacgggagatttgcatcatggatgtgcagccgacaaatctgcagcaactgtgtgatgctatcatgtcaatatggagcaaaatctctgaggaatatttccagtatcttgttgaatctctgccatgaaggattaaggcggttctaaaggcaaaaaggggtccaaactgataatagtaaggtgtacctaataaagcaggggtgtccaaacacggttcagcatattttagttccaaccccaattaaacacctgAACCtgctaattaagctctttctaggtatattagaaacttccagggaggcgtGTTGAAGGGAGTTGgagctatgcaggacactggccctccaggattgagtttggacccctgtaataaagtgaccggtaagCTTATTAATCTTATATTATGCAGTAAATTTTCATCAAACGTGTCTTAATATACTggatgaaatattattttattttaaagctctTGTTAGTACTTATCACAACCTATGATGTAGATGCATGTACAGATTTATGAATGATTGTCATgccaacaaatattattttatttggttattaTCAAGTCAAGTTTATTTGGTTAATAAGACATGATTTTTTCTTAAAATTTCATTCCTGTGAATCTTTGTAAAATATCctaaattattacatatttttcgACAAAGTTGCATCGTTTTATAGGGAAAGCGACAAACAACAGTGGTCAATATTTAGTATGATCAATGGATTTGATGTCTAAATATGATTATTTAGTTTGTCTTACACCACAGACTTCTTCTAACCAAGCAAATATTGAGATAAAGGATATCATTTGGTTTAAAcagatgtttttatgaatttgatatctattttttttcaTCCTTTCATCAGGTAAGCTGAATCTTTGAGGGTGACTTGAGAATACTTTTAATAGTCTTCTATAGCCTACCTTTATACAAGAAAATTAGCGTGTTGATATATTTGTCGAACTAATATGTTGCAGTCGGACATTTGTATGGAGCAAACGTTTAATGTTGACTTCAGCTGTGTGGGCGGATCTTTAATTTTAGGAGTTGTGTTGTGATTGGAGAGCGATTCACCTGGATACAGCCGCTTCACCACGGCTTGTGGGCGGGCCCTTTTCCGTACTTCACCCCTGTGAATGGTCAGTTGCGTTGTAGGGTGGGCGCTGTGTGTTGGAAACGCGCTGTGATTGGTCAACATTCCGCCTAGTTACAAGCCCTCAGCCAAggcatcatcaacaacaacacgCAGACACTCCTGCAAACAGAAGGGCTATTTCAGCGGAGAGATGTCATGGACTGTAAGTAAATTTCTTACACGtgtatattaatgtttttatcattAGATAGCAGAGCGAATATGAATATTTAGGTCATAAAGTTTAATGGCGGGGTGGGTCTGTTTATATATATCTATGGTGTGTGCTGTTAGCAGAAAGGCTAACGTTAGTTATCAGCACGAGCATCCGTATTAGATCTGATTTGATCTGTATTATCGAATTGTTTAGCTAATATTAGAGTTTAGACTAGGTTAGATTAAGTAATACTGAGATTCTCTAAGCTTTATGAGATAATTAAAACTAGAGCTGTACATTGATATTAATAAACATCATAAATGCACGGTTTATATTATTAGAAGTGTTAAAAGTCATTatctttattaattatttacacttATATAGTATTAAGTAGCTTAGTTCTTAACTATGATTGAGATGTGCTGTGATATTTCCCTTTAGAATTATGACTCAAATATTAatgttgtataaaatatattcacaCTTTACACGAAGGTTTTGTTAgtcaattttaatgtatttactaacacaaactaGTTATGAACAATATGTGTACATCATTTGTTGATCGTACTTAAACGTTTATTATTGCATTGTTAAAGTCCAAATTTATACTTATTAACATTAATGCTAACAATAAACAcctttatttccattaactaacattaacaaagatgaataaacatGGTATTAGATgtattcattgtttgttcttgTTAATTAATACAATAACTAGATATTCAGCAgaaatctttacatttttatcactgactacctgactaaagtcttgtcttTGATCCCAGCTggaagagcagcaaataataacttgacttctagttgataatttagaaaagtgtcagaaggtggattttccctatgaatcatctgttgatctgcatcccaatcatcactaatactgcagaaaacctactggaacccacatggagactagattctcatagaaatcagtcaagtttggttaggtaaaaatcatggtttggggtcacattcagtatgggggcgtgcgagagatctgtagagcgcatggcaacatcaacatcctgaggtatcaagacatttgtgctgcccattacattacaaaccacaggagagggtgaatTCTCCAGCAgaatagtgctccttctcatacttcagcctccacatcaaagctcctgaaagcaaagacggtcaagctgctccaggattggccagcccagtcaccagacatgaacattattgagcatgtctgggataagatgaaggaggaggcattgaagatgaacacaaagagtcttgatgaactctgggagtcctgcaggaacgatTTCtctgtcattccagatgactttattaatcagtgatttgagtcattgcagagatgtatggatgcagtcctccaagctcatgatggagtcagacacaataattattctgtctccactgcagcaggactttatattctatactggacattatttctgttcagtgatgagactttaagcagagtcagaccttactgtcctaatgaaatcattcaaaatcaaggcatgatcatgttttattttagtcaaatgagcgtcatctagaggcctttgccttttatatgagccacttctgataccaaatgatcaactagatgtcaacttattatttactgttcctaaaacttggatatgtgacgacttttgtcaggtagtgtatataaacgTACAAAATAATATCTAATGTGTGTATTAAATTTGTAACTCtacatttattaatgaaatgttttGTCATGATAATAGTTGGTGTTGGTGAAATGGCAGTAAATAAAATGATATGATATAAATACAATGACCaacacaaccttattgtaaactgCTGCGCAAATATGAACACTTTGTGAGTGTTATATAGCTTTTGATTCAGTACATGTAGGTTTAGTCAAATAGATCTGTTACAGCACGAATACACCGATTTATTCACCGCTTTACATGAATTTCTGAATTGTGTTTAGATTGCTGTCATGTGCAGTGGACACCTGACAGAAACACAAGCTTCATTGAATAACGCTCTTCACAATTATTAACAGATCTCCTTCATTTCCTGATGTAAATCTCacactttttcttcttcttccagtCTTTTCCTTCTCTTCATATTTCACGCTTCTCTTTAGTGTCCAGATGCTGTGATTGAGAAACAGTGCAGATTCTGTAAGAGTTCTTGTCTTTCACGTCTGTATTTCACATCTTTAGCATTAAATGCAGTTCATCTGATTTCTTTTAAATGATCATCGTTaaagacattgttttttttttttggtgttgatTTTAGGACATTTAAGAACATTCTAGGGGATTTTTACTGTCTTCAATTGAACATTTGAGAACATTTTAGTTGAGATTGAggtccttagcgttgaaccctgcctTGTATTTTATGAAACAccaaggattttttctactgattCGACCGGGCCAGTGGTCTAGATttttactggccccaccaaaaaaatttaaataaaaaaataagaagttaatagtttttttttagccacatattttaaataatgtgtcaaaaataatgcacTGTGAAACTGTGAATCTAgcatttcaatacttaaaaaagtTAGTAAATGGTTATTGAGCAAAATgctaagtgttatgcaaacaaaaagagcagtatggaaaatgtggaggtatttcattgcagttcgaaattatttaacaaaaggtcgCTGACGGCAaattgtgcaaaacatcactttatttatttgtcgTGTTGTTCCCACGtgaatgtctgcttccaagacgtcaGTAACATCACgctttcttttagccttataatgtGATGTTGTCCCCATGatgccgtttcttcactgtactGATTGTCACCAGGTTATGGGGAAAAacagcatgctcaaaacatcaagaggaaccgaaaagcaatatAGTATCTACAACATCACAGAGAATatagcatttaaagacttaaaagcacaaattaaaatgcacgcaattgacaaaaagTCATGGGAAATTatactttagtgacaaggcagcactgtcccaatcaggccagtaatgatcctgtctactgccccaagtgtctctcacgctgtctctgggccaccgggcagtccttattgttgagccctgcaaggacaaaaaaaaatcatgatagcATGCAGGCAAAGACAAATTAATACCCATGACTCTTATTGAAGAATCATCTAGGAGGTCTTCTTCAGTGAACTGGTTGGTCATACATTCCTGTCCAATACAGCaatgaaacaaactaaataaacagtATTGTATGGGTTTCTAGCAGTTATCAAATGTTAAATGACACAGTTTAGTCTTCATTGTATTGATACATA
Coding sequences:
- the dcun1d3 gene encoding DCN1-like protein 3, which encodes MGQCVTKCKNPTSSLGSKSGDKDGKSHGKKGGGGTHKEEVAKSSAEVIINGTKVSEGTVEGPVAPVISAVDVRRDQSAQDGDGVSIDRIHKMFLCYKDEHEDSILEEGMERFCNDLCVDPAEFKVLVLAWKFQAATMCKFTRREFVDGCKAIQADSIPGICSRFSVLLEESRGEESFKDLYRFTFQFGLDAEQGQRSLQRSIAIALWRLVFTLDTPPVLERWLDFLSENPCAVRGISRDTWNMFLNFTQSIGQDLSNYSEDEAWPSLFDSFVEWETERRRREHTETDPNGDCEASSM